One genomic segment of Oscillatoria salina IIICB1 includes these proteins:
- a CDS encoding SPFH domain-containing protein: MNSFLSLLIPIAVAIGYAISSVKIINEGNEALVERVGKFHKKLKPGLNYIVPIIETVVVRETTRERVIDIQPQNAITKDNVSLQADAVVYWRIFDLEKAYYEVDDLQSAISNLVVTTLRSEIGQMQLEETYSSRNEINQKLLHQLDEATDSWGVKVTRVEVQEITPPKTIIESLELERAAESKKRADIAETEGKVQSIQMLSQALRVDPGSPAFLQFLIAQRYVDANEKLGNSPNSKVLFMDPKALSEALTDLISPEDVNVGGHDGNGAG, encoded by the coding sequence ATGAACTCCTTTCTTTCCCTCTTAATCCCCATTGCTGTAGCCATCGGCTATGCAATTAGTTCCGTAAAAATTATCAACGAGGGAAACGAAGCTTTAGTAGAGCGTGTTGGTAAATTTCATAAAAAACTCAAGCCTGGTCTTAACTATATTGTTCCCATCATTGAGACAGTTGTAGTTCGAGAAACTACTCGCGAACGAGTAATTGATATCCAACCACAAAACGCCATTACTAAAGACAACGTTTCTTTACAAGCAGATGCGGTTGTTTACTGGCGGATTTTTGATTTAGAAAAAGCTTATTACGAAGTAGACGATCTGCAATCAGCGATTAGCAATTTGGTAGTTACGACGCTGCGATCGGAAATTGGTCAAATGCAACTTGAGGAAACTTACTCTTCTCGAAACGAAATTAACCAAAAGTTGTTACATCAGTTAGATGAAGCGACGGATAGCTGGGGAGTGAAAGTAACCAGGGTTGAGGTACAAGAAATTACACCACCGAAAACGATTATTGAGTCACTAGAATTAGAACGGGCGGCTGAAAGTAAAAAGCGTGCTGATATTGCCGAAACTGAAGGTAAGGTTCAATCAATTCAAATGCTTTCCCAGGCTTTAAGGGTAGATCCTGGTAGTCCTGCTTTTCTCCAGTTTCTCATTGCTCAACGTTACGTGGATGCCAATGAGAAGTTAGGTAATAGTCCTAATTCTAAGGTATTGTTTATGGACCCGAAGGCGCTGTCTGAAGCGTTAACTGATTTGATTTCGCCAGAAGATGTTAACGTTGGCGGACATGATGGTAATGGTGCTGGCTGA